Genomic DNA from Cucurbita pepo subsp. pepo cultivar mu-cu-16 chromosome LG13, ASM280686v2, whole genome shotgun sequence:
GAGCGCATTTGTATGTCTCTTTCTCAATCTAACCCTTTGCCTCATccctctcttccttctccgcCGGCGCCTCCATCTCCCTTAAATTCTCCGCCTTCTCTTCCCCAAATCGCCGCATGAAATTTGATCCAACTCTCAGGTTTGTTCTTCTACTTACTTCTCCTATccttcctctgtttctcttcttcaatcgTTCAttgattcttgtttcttttctttactttctttCAACTTGTATCTTTCTGCTCTGTGCTTGTTTGTTTCCCCTGTTTCGTGTTGCTGTGGAAGCAGGGAACGTGTTGGGGGGTTTTTGCGTATGAGGAATTTCTcttctgtttttgttgttttttgtttttgaattttctggATTCATTCACCCTGCAAGTGAAAGCGATTTGGTTTctaattttggttttgtttttgttttttcccctCGCTCTGGTcatttctgtttgtttctatGAATTTGACATGCACAGGATTGGTTTTGGTTGAGTTATGCGGAGAATTTGTGAATTATGTGTTATGAAGCTTGAGATGCATTTCAATTCACTGGggaatgtttttttctctattgAATTAAgctaaattttattagaaatgtCGACAAATCTACTCTCTTGGTCTCACTCTTTAACATATCATCGACTCGAGCTAGTTCATGTTTTAGATTGAAGACTGATGGAACAAGTGGggttttatttagttttctcTGTTACAATTTGGAAGACAATTCAGCCCAAATTCTCCCCCttctataaaagaaaagaacaataaaaataaagaaccgTATTCAAGTTCAAAATTTAGTATTAGATGTTCTGGTTGTGGCTTACAGCTGAAAAAGGTTATTTCTCTCATCCATCTGCACTCTTACAGCAATCAAACagttgaaatattaattatgtCATGCTGGCTGGCTGtttgtttcattatttttcttgaatttctcaCGTCACCTCCTAGGATCCTTCTGCGTGCTATTGTTAAATTCATCTTTGGTGTGTAGATTTAATGTTGTCTTTCTGTTTACTGTAATCAACTTgatctattagaaaaatttGCATATAAACAATTGGATGCCTTTTCATCGAGTTAATAGCAATATGTGGAGCTGTGGAGTCGTGGAGTCTTACTGTCTGCTCAAGTTTGTGCATCTAACAGTTGCTTTGTATTTTAACCATTACCTCAATCGGTCTTTTTCAGAGCTATCGTCCTActtaacaaaatattcttgtGATAGGGCTTGTTCCTAGTCAGAAACAAAGTGAAATCAcctttcttattcttttatgTGACTAAGAAAGATGTTCGCTTCTTAAAATATCCCATATACGTGGGCAAACATACTTAAACCTCTCCATGCTATTTCCTTTTCAGTTAAGTTTAGTTGATTGATGTATGACAGCACTTTACCATCTTCcttcttgtttattttattatctctTCTAGAACAGATCAGCACAAGTTCTTTAGTGAACTATAGTTTTTAATCAATGGAATTGTTGGTGCAGGTTGATTGATAACCAATATGCCTCTTTAGAAGTTTCAAGTTTCCTTTGATTCATCAATATTTGGTGCATGTGATACGCTGAAGGTCTTATTCAATTGTAAAAGATGGATAGGTGTGACACTTCAGGATTTGTTAGTGGGGGCGGTATCTTATTTTTCAGAAACAATTCATCCTAGTTCCttagattctttttatttttcctcaacatattagaaaataaaatagaactAGTTTCAtagcttttcatttttaaatccCGGAAGTCAGGGAGGCTGGTCTAATTCAATTCGGTCTTGGtaacaatattttaactataatttaatGGGCTCGAGCGTTCAGAACTTGAATTTTGCTGCCAATTATTCTTTGAATGTACTAAAGATTTTGGGGAAGTCTTTCCAAGATGGAAAAACTGGAGCTGGAGACAGTGCAGATACTATTCTGCGACTTGATTCTACTGGTACTGGATCTTCGGTCCCCTGTAGGTCCATGTCGAAGGGAATGAAACGAAAGTGGAGTTTGGTTGAGAAATCCGTGGGTGGTCGGTCAGTTGGGTCTTCTTTGTCTCTTGGGTTTGTTCATTCCTCAAGTTCTTCTGATAGTAAGGGGAGTTCAGCAACTGAATGCACCAGAGTGTCCTCTGCTAAAGACACCGATGAGGAATCCTCAATGATACTTGATCTGGATTTTTCTCTCAATCTTGGTAATGATAAGGTAGCTAGCCCTAAAGAACCTGCCAATAAGTCGCTTAAAGTACATAAATTTAAACCGAAGGATGACTTGGAGTTGAGTCTCTCAACTGGGCTATGCGAATCTGATGTCACTTCAATTTATCAGGGTATTCCTTCACTTCAGTTGTCAATGGAGAAACCATTGACATTTGTTGAAACCTTAAACACAGATGATGGAGAAACATCATGTGGTTGGAAGCCAGGAACCGTCCAGCCAGTCATTTCTACCTCGTTGAATCCTCAGGTTGGCTACATTTTTCACCCAGTTACTGAGAAAGTGATGCCACCTGCAAATGTTCCAGACCTTTCCTCAAGCGTTTTAACCGTACCCAAAAGCTCAGTCACCTGTACTTCCGGGATAACACAACAGCTTCAAGAACGATTTAGTCGTAGTAGTAATTCCAAGATATGTCAAGTTGATGGATGTGGCAAGGGAGCCAGAGGTGCTTCTGGCCGTTGCATATCACATGGTGGCGGTCGGAGGTGTCAGAAACCTGGATGTCACAAGGGAGCTGAGGGTCGCACTGTATACTGCAAGGCCCATGGAGGTGGACGGCGATGTCAACATTTGGGTTGTACCAAGAGTGCAGAAGGACGCACAGACTATTGTATTGCCCATGGTGGGGGTCGAAGATGCAACAGTGAAGGATGCACTCGAGCGGCAAGAGGGAAATCAGGATTATGCATTCGTCATGGTGGTGGCAAGAGATGTC
This window encodes:
- the LOC111808504 gene encoding uncharacterized protein LOC111808504; the encoded protein is MGSSVQNLNFAANYSLNVLKILGKSFQDGKTGAGDSADTILRLDSTGTGSSVPCRSMSKGMKRKWSLVEKSVGGRSVGSSLSLGFVHSSSSSDSKGSSATECTRVSSAKDTDEESSMILDLDFSLNLGNDKVASPKEPANKSLKVHKFKPKDDLELSLSTGLCESDVTSIYQGIPSLQLSMEKPLTFVETLNTDDGETSCGWKPGTVQPVISTSLNPQVGYIFHPVTEKVMPPANVPDLSSSVLTVPKSSVTCTSGITQQLQERFSRSSNSKICQVDGCGKGARGASGRCISHGGGRRCQKPGCHKGAEGRTVYCKAHGGGRRCQHLGCTKSAEGRTDYCIAHGGGRRCNSEGCTRAARGKSGLCIRHGGGKRCQKENCTKSAEGLSGLCISHGGGRRCQTPGCTKGAQGSTMYCKAHGGGKRCTSPGCTKGAEGSTPFCKGHGGGKRCGFQGGGICTKSVHGGTNFCVAHGGGKRCAVPECTKSARGRTDYCVRHGGGKRCKFEGCGKSAQGSTDFCKAHGGGKRCSWGHPGSEYGTRPCCPCNSFARGKMGLCALHSGLVQDKRVHGGVSLGSIIQEPNLSQKEKMKGVVREDYMNEDLIKVGGKVGPNLAHVAGSEAEEPSIIPEGRVHGGSLLAMLACSSGLGSSSRNVVSGPEHSMEPPSMPRSWV